From the genome of Sulfurimonas paralvinellae:
GCTATGGGTCAAGAGACAAGCGCAAGAGCACAGGAAATGGCACAAGAGAAACAAATGCAGGCTAATGAGCAAATGTCACAAATGCAGAATATGAATCAGATGAGAACAGGTAATCAGTTTATGAATATGCCGGCAAATGCACCTGCATCTTCTATGCCGATGAGCGGCGGTGCAACCGGTGGTTCAAACTTTAACATGAATATGGGACAATAAGTCTGTTTACAAAAAAATTCTATAATCTCTTGGACAAGCTCTCGAGTCTTGTCAAGAGATGAAACTAAGGAATATAGATGAAAAAAATTATAACTTTTATGCTTTTAGGCTCGCTATCGACAGCACTTCTTGCTTATTCAGATATGGATATGGACGGAGTAGATGACAGTGTTGACAAATGTCCAAATACACCGTTAACAGACTTAGTAGACATCAATGGATGTACAAAAAAGGTCATTAAAGTCTCAAAAACAACAGCTGCAACTGCTCACTTTGACATTGTCGTCGGTGCCAACTATGCCGGTTCAAATTTTGTGACAACTCCTGCAACAGATACCTACTCAACTTCGCTTCAGCTTGATTATTATTATAAAGACTTTTCACTGCAGGCTTCTACATCTTACTATACGACAGATAGTGACGGCTATAATGAAAATGGAATGAATGACTCTTTTGTCGGCGGAGCGTATAACTTTCATCCTCTTAAAGCACTTACTTTACGTGTTGGTATGGGAGCACTATTGCCAACCTATGACACTTCACTCAATAACAACAATACAGATTATGTAGGATCACTCAATGCAAGCTATATGTTTGGAAAAGCAAATATTTTTGGAGGCTATGTCTTTACAAAAGTCAACGATGATGATGTTGTTTTAAGCCTTCACGGCGGAGCACAAACACAAAATATACTCTATAAGGATACAAACGCATACAGTGCCGGTCTCGGATACTATCTGACAAACAAACTCTACGTGAGTGGTGCATATAACCAGACAGAAAGTATTTATAAAAGTGTAGAGGATGCAAAAACAGTATCTGGGTATGCTTATTACAGTATTGATAAAAACTGGTTTATGAATCTATCGTATGCGTATGGTCTGAGTGATTCTGCCAGTGATCATGCCGCTTCTATAAAATTAGGGTACTATTTTTAAGAGTAGATGATGCAAAAAAAGATCCTGCTTCTCGAAGATGACTATGAACTTGCCGAAACATTGCAGGAACTACTAGAAGCAAGCGATTATGGTGTCGATATGGTGCATACCGGTAATGATGCTATTGATGCATCGTATGAGAACAGTTATGATCTGTATGTTTTTGACATCAATGTCCCTGATATCTCCGGCATTGAACTGCTAGAGAGTCTGCGTGAGGCAGATGACAAAACACCTACGATATTTATCTCTGCTTTAGTAGATCTCAATACCATTGCAAAAGGTTTTGAAGTCGGTGCTGATGATTATATTAAAAAACCGTTCTTTCCTGAAGAGTTGCTCATTCGCGTAAAAGCAAAACTTACTCACGTCAGCAGAGACATCGAATATAAAAATCTTCGCTACTCTCCTCGAAACAAAGAGCTTTTTATTGATGGGCACATAGTTTCTTTGGGTGAAGTACAAGAGTGTCTGTGTGATATCTTTATGCAAAACATCGGCAATGTCATTGATAAGTCAATACTTATGGATTGCCTCACGCAGCCCTCTGACAGTGCATTGCGTGTGGCACTCAATAAGTTTAAACACATAACAGATCTGCCCATAAAAAATGTACGTGGTGTGGGATATATACTTGAAAAAAGTTGAAAAAGAGTCGCTGATCAAGAGTTTTTTACTCTTTTTTATCTCCCAGTCTTTGCTCATTGGTGCTCTCTTCATTATAAACTATGAAAAAGAGGTGCAGACACTTGATGAGCAGATATTCTCACAGATGCGCATCTGCTCTTTTAACCTGCAGTGCAGTGAATATGACATTGACTTTGTTCCAAAAGATAAACACGAACTCTACAAACTTTACAAAAACAGTGAAGAT
Proteins encoded in this window:
- a CDS encoding DUF3187 domain-containing protein, producing the protein MKKIITFMLLGSLSTALLAYSDMDMDGVDDSVDKCPNTPLTDLVDINGCTKKVIKVSKTTAATAHFDIVVGANYAGSNFVTTPATDTYSTSLQLDYYYKDFSLQASTSYYTTDSDGYNENGMNDSFVGGAYNFHPLKALTLRVGMGALLPTYDTSLNNNNTDYVGSLNASYMFGKANIFGGYVFTKVNDDDVVLSLHGGAQTQNILYKDTNAYSAGLGYYLTNKLYVSGAYNQTESIYKSVEDAKTVSGYAYYSIDKNWFMNLSYAYGLSDSASDHAASIKLGYYF
- a CDS encoding response regulator transcription factor; the protein is MQKKILLLEDDYELAETLQELLEASDYGVDMVHTGNDAIDASYENSYDLYVFDINVPDISGIELLESLREADDKTPTIFISALVDLNTIAKGFEVGADDYIKKPFFPEELLIRVKAKLTHVSRDIEYKNLRYSPRNKELFIDGHIVSLGEVQECLCDIFMQNIGNVIDKSILMDCLTQPSDSALRVALNKFKHITDLPIKNVRGVGYILEKS